One genomic segment of Balaenoptera musculus isolate JJ_BM4_2016_0621 chromosome 11, mBalMus1.pri.v3, whole genome shotgun sequence includes these proteins:
- the TUBB gene encoding tubulin beta chain, with the protein MREIVHIQAGQCGNQIGAKFWEVISDEHGIDPTGTYHGDSDLQLDRISVYYNEATGGKYVPRAILVDLEPGTMDSVRSGPFGQIFRPDNFVFGQSGAGNNWAKGHYTEGAELVDSVLDVVRKEAESCDCLQGFQLTHSLGGGTGSGMGTLLISKIREEYPDRIMNTFSVVPSPKVSDTVVEPYNATLSVHQLVENTDETYCIDNEALYDICFRTLKLTTPTYGDLNHLVSATMSGVTTCLRFPGQLNADLRKLAVNMVPFPRLHFFMPGFAPLTSRGSQQYRALTVPELTQQVFDAKNMMAACDPRHGRYLTVAAVFRGRMSMKEVDEQMLNVQNKNSSYFVEWIPNNVKTAVCDIPPRGLKMAVTFIGNSTAIQELFKRISEQFTAMFRRKAFLHWYTGEGMDEMEFTEAESNMNDLVSEYQQYQDATAEEEEDFGEEAEEEA; encoded by the exons atgagggaaatCGTGCACATCCAGGCCGGTCAGTGTGGCAATCAGATCGGTGCCAAG TTCTGGGAGGTGATCAGTGATGAACATGGCATCGACCCCACCGGCACCTATCATGGGGATAGCGACCTGCAGCTGGACCGCATCTCCGTGTACTACAATGAAGCCACAG GTGGCAAATATGTTCCTCGTGCTATCTTGGTGGATCTAGAGCCTGGGACCATGGACTCTGTTCGCTCAGGGCCTTTTGGTCAGATCTTCAGACCAGATAACTTTGTTTTTG GTCAGTCTGGGGCAGGCAACAACTGGGCCAAGGGCCACTATACAGAGGGGGCCGAGCTGGTTGACTCGGTCCTGGATGTGGTTCGGAAGGAGGCTGAGAGCTGTGACTGCCTGCAGGGCTTCCAGCTGACCCACTCACTGGGCGGGGGCACCGGCTCTGGAATGGGCACCTTGCTCATCAGCAAGATCCGTGAAGAGTATCCTGACCGCATCATGAACACCTTCAGTGTGGTGCCCTCACCCAAAGTGTCCGACACCGTGGTTGAGCCCTACAATGCCACCCTCTCCGTCCATCAGCTGGTGGAGAACACTGATGAGACCTACTGCATTGACAACGAGGCCCTTTACGACATCTGCTTCCGCACCCTCAAGCTGACCACGCCAACCTACGGGGACCTGAACCACCTCGTCTCGGCCACCATGAGTGGTGTCACCACCTGCCTCCGCTTCCCTGGCCAGCTCAATGCTGACCTCCGCAAGCTGGCAGTCAACATGGTGCCCTTCCCACGTCTCCACTTTTTCATGCCTGGCTTTGCCCCTCTAACCAGCCGTGGAAGCCAGCAGTATCGGGCCCTCACTGTGCCGGAGCTCACCCAGCAGGTCTTCGATGCCAAGAACATGATGGCTGCCTGTGACCCCCGCCATGGCCGGTACCTCACCGTGGCTGCTGTCTTCCGTGGGCGGATGTCCATGAAGGAGGTGGATGAGCAGATGCTCAACGTGCAGAACAAGAACAGCAGCTACTTCGTGGAATGGATCCCCAACAATGTCAAGACGGCTGTCTGCGACATCCCACCCCGTGGCCTCAAGATGGCGGTCACCTTCATTGGAAACAGCACAGCCATCCAGGAGCTGTTCAAGCGCATCTCAGAGCAGTTCACTGCCATGTTCCGCCGGAAGGCCTTTCTCCACTGGTACACAGGTGAGGGCATGGACGAGATGGAGTTCACCGAGGCTGAGAGCAACATGAATGACCTCGTCTCCGAGTACCAGCAGTACCAGGATGCCACcgcagaagaggaggaggatttcGGTGAGGAGGCCGAAGAGGAGGCCTAA
- the FLOT1 gene encoding flotillin-1 yields MFFTCGPNEAMVVSGFCRSPPVMVAGGRVFVLPCIQQIQRISLNTLTLNVKSEKVYTRHGVPISVTGIAQVKIQGQNKEMLAAACQMFLGKTEAEIAHIALETLEGHQRAIMAHMTVEEIYKDRQKFSEQVFKVASSDLVNMGISVVSYTLKDIHDDQDYLHSLGKARTAQVQKDARIGEAEAKRDAGIREAKAKQEKVSAQYLSEIEMAKAQRDYELKKAAYDIEVNTRRAQADLAYQLQVAKTKQQIEEQRVQVQVVERAQQVAVQEQEIARREKELEARVRKPAEAERYKLERLAAAEKSQLIMQAEAEAESVRMRGEAEAFAVGARARAEAEQMAKKAEAFQLYQEAAQLDMLLEKLPQVAEEISGPLTSANKITLVSSGSGAMGAAKVTGEVLDILSRLPESVERLTGISISQVNHKPLRTA; encoded by the exons ATGTTTTTCACCTGTGGCCCAAACGAGGCCATGGTGGTCTCCG GTTTCTGCCGGAGCCCCCCAGTCATGGTGGCTGGAGGACGTGTCTTTGTCCTGCCCTGCATCCAGCAAATCCAAAG GATCTCTCTCAACACACTGACCCTCAATGTCAAGAGTGAAAAGGTTTACACTCGCCATGGGGTCCCCATCTCAGTCACTGGCATTGCCCAG GTGAAAATTCAGGGCCAGAACAAGGAAATGTTGGCAGCTGCCTGCCAGATGTTCCTGGGCAAGACGGAGGCTGAGATTGCCCACATCGCACTGGAGACGCTGGAGGGCCACCAGAGGGCTATCATGGCCCACATGACTGTGGAG GAAATCTATAAGGACAGGCAGAAATTCTCAGAGCAGGTTTTCAAAGTGGCCTCCTCAGACCTGGTCAACATGGGCATCAGCGTGGTCAGCTACACCCTGAAGGACATTCACGACGATCAG GACTATTTGCACTCCTTGGGGAAGGCTCGAACAGCTCAAGTCCAAAAAGATGCTCGGATTGGGGAAGCGGAGGCCAAGAGAGACGCTGGGATCCGG GAGGCCAAAGCCAAGCAGGAAAAGGTGTCTGCTCAGTACCTGAGTGAGATCGAGATGGCCAAGGCGCAGAGGGACTACGAGCTCAAGAAGGCTGCATATGACATTGAGGTCAACACCCGCCGAGCACAGGCTGACCTGGCCTATCAGCTTCAG GTGGCCAAGACGAAGCAGCAGATCGAGGAGCAGCGGGTCCAGGTGCAGGTGGTGGAGCGGGCCCAGCAGGTGGCAGTGCAGGAGCAGGAGATCGCCCGCCGGGAGAAGGAGCTGGAGGCCCGCGTGCGGAAGCCGGCGGAAGCCGAGCGCTACAAGCTGGAGCGCCTAGCAGCGGCAGAGAA GTCCCAGCTGATCATGCAGGCAGAGGCAGAAGCCGAGTCTGTGCGG ATGCGTGGGGAAGCCGAGGCCTTTGCCGTAGGGGCCCGAGCCCGGGCCGAGGCTGAGCAGATGGCCAAGAAGGCAGAGGCATTCCAGCTGTACCAGGAGGCTGCTCAGTTGGACATGCTGCTGGAGAAGCTGCCCCAG GTGGCAGAGGAGATCAGTGGTCCCTTGACCTCGGCCAATAAGATCACACTGGTGTCCAGTGGAAGTGGGGCCATGGGGGCGGCCAAAGTGACCGGGGAAGTGCTGGACATCCTGAGCCGCCTGCCGGAGAGCGTGGAGAGACTCACAGGCATCAGCATCTCCCAG GTGAACCACAAGCCTCTGAGAACAGCCTGA
- the IER3 gene encoding radiation-inducible immediate-early gene IEX-1, translated as MCHSRSSLPTMTVLRAPTPVPSTSPGPQRGSGPEIFTFDPLPETAVAPAARPSASRGHRKRSRRVLYPRVVRRQLPVEDPNPAKRLLFLLLTIIFCQILMAEEGVSTPLVPEDTPSAQSPAPTVAPPVLEPLNLTSEPSDYALDLSTFLQQHPAAF; from the exons ATGTGTCACTCTCGAAGCTCCCTTCCCACCATGACCGTCCTGCGGGCTCCGACACCGGTCCCCTCCACCAGCCCGGGACCCCAACGGGGCTCCGGTCCCGAGATCTTCACCTTCGACCCTCTCCCGGAGACTGCGGTGGCCCCCGCTGCGCGCCCCAGCGCCTCCCGCGGGCACCGAAAGCGCAGCCGTAGGGTCCTCTACCCACGAGTG GTCCGGCGTCAGCTGCCAGTCGAGGATCCGAACCCTGCCAAAAGGCTGCTCTTTCTCCTGCTCACCATCATCTTCTGCCAGATCCTGATGGCTGAAGAGGGTGTGTCGACACCCCTGGTCCCGGAAGACACCCCCAGCGCGCAGTCCCCCGCGCCCACCGTTGCGCCCCCGGTCCTCGAGCCCCTTAATCTGACCTCGGAGCCCTCGGACTACGCTTTGGACTTAAGCACTTTTCTCCAGCAACACCCGGCCGCCTTCTAA